gctgtgctgctgcccatcccactggggagggggcaggagggtTCTGCTTCAGGCACTCACCGACTTGGTTCTTCCAGAGCTCAGCTGCATGTGTGTTCAGAGGGCTCTCGATGTTTGGCTCTGGAAACAGTGGCTGAGTCAGCTGCTGGGGGCTGACCTGGacacccctgagccctgatctGGGCTGGACagccccaccaccaccaccatcccTTCCCCCAGCCCTCCACAGCAGTTTGTCCACAAGACCCACCTGCCAGCAGGCTCTGTATGGAGAGCAGGATGGTGCGGACATCATACAGCGCTGACCACTTCTCCTTGAGGATGTCGAGGCAGATGTTGCCCTGGGTGTCGACGTTGGGGTGGTAGCAGGGGGTCAGGAACCGCACGGTGGGGGCTGTGTAGGGGTACCCGCTGGGGAACTCCAGCGACAGCTTGTACCGCAGCTCCTCGTAGGCCTGGGGGTGGGAGTGGAGGGGGACAGAGTCAGGGGGGGCCGTAGCCCCACAAGTGCGGGGAAGCCTCGGGGAAAACGAGGTACAGGGGCAGTGGAGGGCTGGGACCACCCTCAGCTGAAGGGAGGAAggtggggcagggtcaggccCCCCAGACCGGGATCACGCCTCTCACCGTCCCGGCGGCGCCGTCAATGGTCCCGATCCACTTGAAGAGGTTGTCGGACTCGGGGAAGGCAGAAATGCCTTTGTCACCGGACATCTGCGGGGGCAGCGGCGGTCAGGACACCCCGAGACACCCCCCACCCCAGGGTGCCTTcgggacccccagcccccggctCGGTCCCAGGATCCCCAAACCCCGACTCGGCCCGGGGCCCCACTCACCATCAACGCCATCAGCTCTTGCTGCAGCCTGCGGGGAAAGCGCACGTTACCGGCCGGCTCACCGGGGCGGCCCCCGCCCTCAGCCCCGGTCCCGGCCCCGCTCACCTCTTCCCCACCGCGCCGCGGGCCGCCGTGGCCCCGGTCTCAGCCGCTTTGCGGGCGGCTGCGCTGGACACGGCGGCGGGGTCGGCGTTCTGTGAGGCCATGGCGGCTCCGGGGCGCGGACCAGCACAGCGGCACCGGCCGCCGCTGCCGGCGGGTcacgggcgggacgcggctccCGCTGCCCGGCGGCGCCGCACCGGGCTCCGctggctcctgccctccctcccgcGGTCCCGCTCGGGGCAGGACTCGGGTCCCTCTGCGGCTGTGCCGGTGCTGAGCGGCGGTCAGGGCTCCCCTAGCGGGGCTGCCCTGTGCCGAACGGCGGGGCGTGGGGCTCTCCcgtgcggcggcggcggcccgaTCCCAACCCCCGTTCCAGACGCTCTCCGATTCAGGAGCGGCTCGGTCCCGACCCCTTCTTCAGCGCAGGAGCGGCTGGGTCCCAGCCCCTCTCCGGTGCAGGAGCGGCTCGGTCGCAGCCCGGTCCCGGACGCTCTCCGGTACGCTCGGCCCCGCCTGCTCCCGCGCCCCGTTTGAATATTTCCGCGTGCGGCCCCTCCGCCAATCAGCGCGCAGCCCCGTTCGAGCCGGCCAATCACCGCCCGCCCAGGATGCAGCTCCCACGGTAACGGCCAGCGGCTGCTGATTGACGGCCGGCCAGTGACGCAGCGCGCTGTGATTGGCCGCTGCCCCGCGAGGGGCGGAGCCGCGGGCCCTCGGCGGCCGCagcccggtgcccggtgcccggcCCCAGGAGGCGAAGAGGTGGGATCGAAGCGGCTTTATTGGGGGCATCAGGGTTCGGGGGGGCCCTCGGGGGGCGGCACCTCCCCCCCGCGGCGAAGCGTCTCCATGTGCTTCTGCATCTTCTCAGTCATCCAGGCTGGAGGGATGAAGGGCTTCAGCTCCTCCAGCCGCAGGTCAACAGAGTCCCTGGGGAGGAAGGGGGGGGAGATGGAGGGACTCCAGCACCCActgctgaccccaaacccaccgTGTCCCCTGGCATGCATCAGTACCAAGCCCAGACCCACCAAACCCGCCATGGATCTCAA
This Passer domesticus isolate bPasDom1 chromosome 16, bPasDom1.hap1, whole genome shotgun sequence DNA region includes the following protein-coding sequences:
- the UBE2C gene encoding ubiquitin-conjugating enzyme E2 C, with translation MASQNADPAAVSSAAARKAAETGATAARGAVGKRLQQELMALMMSGDKGISAFPESDNLFKWIGTIDGAAGTAYEELRYKLSLEFPSGYPYTAPTVRFLTPCYHPNVDTQGNICLDILKEKWSALYDVRTILLSIQSLLAEPNIESPLNTHAAELWKNQVAYKKYVRETYNKQTKSQET